A genome region from Triticum aestivum cultivar Chinese Spring chromosome 2B, IWGSC CS RefSeq v2.1, whole genome shotgun sequence includes the following:
- the LOC123042036 gene encoding probable purine permease 11, translating to MSLIDGGLRFQREEDEDDTHPCAIGSVKIIPLPRLLSCRVSFRYFGFAGYRELCADMGDAGEIHLQIAGTRGEEAAQGVADNGTPPATAAPAPPSVSERVQWWAVVLVNIVLVLTGQSVANLLGRIYYDQGGGSLWMATVVQSCGTPLAIPLLLYFRRRPKATTTVVTRPPLLKISAIYAGLGVLLAGDNLMYSYALLYLPLSTYSLVCATQLSFNAVFSYFLNKQKFTALILNSVVLLTFSAALVGVSHGSDGTNSSVPPGKFPLGFVLTLSASALFSLILSLMQLTFDMVLKSDTFYDVMEMQFWSNTAAAVVSVAGLFISGEWSALHGEMDGYKKGRVAYGMTLAWTAISWQLTTMGLMGLVASVSSLFTNVISTVGLPLSPIIAVIFLGDRMDGVKVLAMLVAVWGFLSYIYQHYLDDAKVKKILAERSADDDQHRTVKLATE from the exons ATGTCACTCATCGACGGTGGTCTCCGATTTCAACGagaggaggacgaagacgacaCGCATCCGTGCGCAATTGGATCAGTTAAGATTATTCCCCTGCCCCGGTTGCTATCTTGTCGCGTATCCTTTCGCTACTTCGGGTTTGCAGGATACAGAGAACTCTGTGCGGATATGGGCGATGCGGGTGAAATTCATCTTCAGATTGCAG GTACGCGAGGCGAAGAAGCAGCTCAAGGTGTAGCTGACAATGGCACGCCCCCGGCGACCGCGGCCCCGGCGCCACCGTCGGTGTCGGAGCGCGTACAATGGTGGGCGGTGGTGCTCGTCAACATCGTGCTCGTGCTCACCGGGCAGAGCGTGGCGAACCTCCTCGGCAGGATCTACTACGACCAGGGCGGCGGCAGCTTGTGGATGGCCACGGTGGTTCAGTCCTGCGGCACGCCGCTCGCCATCCCTCTGCTCCTCTACTTCCGGCGCCGCCCAAAGGCCACCACGACCGTGGTGACGCGCCCGCCGCTCCTCAAGATCTCGGCCATCTACGCCGGCCTGGgggttctcctcgccggcgacaacCTGATGTACTCCTACGCGCTGCTCTACCTGCCGCTGTCCACCTACTCGCTCGTCTGCGCGACGCAGCTCTCCTTCAACGCCGTCTTCTCCTACTTCCTCAACAAGCAGAAGTTCACCGCGCTCATCCTCAACTCCGTCGTGCTGCTCACCTTCTCCGCAGCGCTCGTCGGCGTGAGCCACGGCTCGGACGGGACCAACAGCAGCGTCCCGCCGGGGAAGTTCCCGCTGGGGTTCGTGCTGACGCTGTCGGCGTCGGCACTCTTCTCCCTGATCCTGTCCCTGATGCAGCTCACCTTCGACATGGTGCTCAAGAGCGACACCTTCTACGACGTGATGGAGATGCAGTTCTGGAGCAACACCGCCGCGGCCGTGGTGTCGGTAGCCGGGCTGTTCATCTCCGGGGAGTGGAGCGCCCTGCACGGCGAGATGGACGGGTACAAGAAGGGCAGGGTGGCCTACGGGATGACGCTGGCCTGGACGGCCATATCGTGGCAGCTGACCACCATGGGCCTGATGGGGCTCGTCGCGTCGGTGTCGTCGCTCTTCACCAACGTGATCAGCACCGTGGGGCTGCCGCTGTCGCCCATCATCGCCGTCATCTTCCTGGGCGACCGGATGGACGGGGTGAAGGTGCTGGCGATGCTCGTTGCGGTCTGGGGGTTCTTGTCCTACATCTACCAGCACTACCTTGATGACGCCAAGGTGAAGAAGATACTGGCTGAGAGATCAGCCGACGATGACCAACACCGGACTGTAAAACTCGCCACAGAGTGA